Proteins encoded within one genomic window of Pseudorasbora parva isolate DD20220531a chromosome 3, ASM2467924v1, whole genome shotgun sequence:
- the fcho2 gene encoding F-BAR domain only protein 2 isoform X4, whose amino-acid sequence MITPYFLENFWGDKNNGFDVLYHNMKHGQISSKELSDFIRERATIEEVYSRSMTKLAKTASNCSQLGTFAPVWDVFKQSTEKLAACHMELVRKLQELIKEVQKYVEEQAKNHKKTKEEVASTLEAVQNIQSVSQALQKNKENYINKMLEHERMRKEGATQRDLDKAGLKVKKATESYKSYVEKYATAKTEFEQRMTETAQKFQGIEEEHVMRMQEIIHSYSQSVEETHTQIGEVQQEFVNNMENTSIESLIQKLAESKGTGKERPGPIEFEECNVSVATEGAKPRKRKTFAIPGRRRDKDTDSTESAEVEAVNASNGAPPGFYGAIDLHNANVPQLDEEGFCIRPEVNENDAKENSFYSSSDSEDEDEPRKFHVQIKPVQTNNGTHQHKATIDELKASIGNITLSPTPAVHTKKNQSNDELGRPKIPQPSFNDRLANNDLLSLDPFGPTSTGSSSSLPHSSVPPPNRPTTPLGTAAIVPPPRPLSRPKLPAGKLTGINEAGRPFSPPKLTNSSPPPAAPLARAESSSSLSSNTSNTPTVEDDLFVGKLPTFEKRCETPAGTSRGPSPVTLASQDALPIAVAFTESVNAYFKGADPSKCIVKITGDMTLSFPSGIIKIFTSSPSPAVLSFKLSNTSRLEQIMPNQQLLHSDSSQSDTNTKDFWLNMSALTAYLRKSSEQNPSASYYNVDVLKYQVCSNGIQSTPLNLVVYWKCASTTTDLRVDYRYNPEAMQPPSALTNVQVLVPVSGGVTNMQSLPNAIWNAEQSKSLWKLSDISVKSENEGSGSLRAKFELSDGPSIPATLAVQFFSEGSTLSGVDMELVGSGYRLSLNKKRFATGRYMADC is encoded by the exons GGCGATAAAAACAATGGATTTGATGTACTGTACCACAACATGAAACATGGCCAGATATCCAGCAAGGAGCTATCAGACTTCATCAGAGAAAG AGCCACCATAGAGGAGGTGTATTCAAGATCAATGACCAAACTGGCCAAGACTGCCAGCAACTGCTCTCAGCTagg GACGTTTGCGCCGGTGTGGGATGTGTTTAAACAGTCCACGGAGAAACTGGCTGCGTGTCACATGGAGCTGGTCCGCAAACTGCAAGAGCTCATCAAGGAAGTCCAGAAATATGTGGAAGAACAAGCCAAAAATCATAAGAAG ACAAAGGAGGAGGTGGCGTCAACTCTAGAAGCTGTTCAGAACATTCAGAGTGTGTCACAGGCCCTACAGAAGAACAAAGAGAACTACATCAACAAGATGCTAGAGCATGAACGTATGCGCAAAGAGGGTGCCACACAAAGAGACCTGGACAAG GCTGGATTGAAAGTCAAGAAAGCCACTGAGTCCTACAAGTCATATGTGGAGAAGTACGCCACTGCGAAAACAGAGTTTGAGCAAAGAATGACAGAAACCGCACAA AAATTCCAGGGCATTGAAGAGGAACATGTCATGCGTATGCAGGAGATTATCCATTCATACTCTCAGTCTGTTGAAGAGACGCACACACAGATCGGAGAG gtgcAACAAGAGTTTGTGAACAACATGGAGAACACTTCCATCGAGAGCCTCATCCAGAAACTGGCAGAAAGCAAAGGAACAGGCAAAGAGAGACCAG GACCTATCGAATTTGAGGAATGTAATGTCTCTGTCGCCACAGAAG GTGCCAAacccagaaaaagaaaaaccttTGCCATACCAGGCCGACGGAGAGATAAAGACACAGATTCCAC tgaatcagcTGAAGTAGAAGCGGTT AACGCTTCCAACGGAGCTCCCCCGGGTTTCTACGGCGCTATAGATCTTCATAACGCT AATGTGCCTCAGCTGGACGAGGAGGGCTTCTGTATCCGACCAGAAGTCAACGAGAATG ATGCCAAAGAGAACTCCTTTTATTCATCCAGTGACTCAGAAGATGAGGATGAGCCAAGAAAATTCCACGTCCAGATCAAACCTGTGCAGACCAACAATGGCACACACCAACACAAAGCCACCATCGATGAGCTGAAGGCCTCTATTGGAAACATAACCCTCTCACCCACCCCTGCC GTTCATACGAAGAAGAACCAATCCA ATGATGAATTGGGACGACCCAAGATACCGCAGCCATCCTTTAATGA TAGATTAGCCAATAATGACCTGCTGTCTTTGGATCCTTTTGGCCCGACCAGCACCGGCTCCAGCTCGTCTCTACCCCACTCGTCAG TACCACCTCCAAACAGGCCGACCACTCCCCTGGGCACAGCAGCCATAGTCCCGCCTCCAAGACCATTATCACGGCCCAAACTACCTGCAGGCAAGCTGACAGGCATCAATGAGGCT GGCCGGCCGTTCAGCCCTCCTAAGCTGACCAACTCTAGCCCTCCTCCTGCTGCTCCTCTGGCTCGTGCCGAGAGCTCCTCCTCTCTCAGCTCCAACACCAGCAACACACCTACTGTCG AGGACGATCTTTTTGTGGGGAAACTGCCCACATTTGAGAAGAGATGTGAGACTCCAGCAG GGACATCTCGTGGGCCCAGTCCAGTAACACTGGCTTCCCAGGATGCATTGCCCATTGCTGTAGCATTCACAGAGTCGGTTAATGCCTATTTCAAAGGAGCAGATCCCAGCaa GTGCATTGTGAAGATCACAGGAGATATGACCCTGTCCTTCCCCAGTGGCATCATCAAGATTTTCACCTCTAGTCCGTCTCCTGCTGTACTCAGCTTCAAACTCTCAAACACTAGCAGATTAGAGCAAATTATGCCCAACCAGCAACTACTGCACAG TGACTCCTCCCAGAGTGACACAAACACTAAGGACTTTTGGCTGAACATGTCTGCATTGACGGCGTACCTCAGGAAAAGCTCTGAGCAGAATCCTTCTGCATCCTATTACAATGTGGACGTCCTAAAATACCAG GTATGTTCAAATGGGATTCAGTCGACACCTCTGAACCTTGTGGTGTACTGGAAATGTGCCTCTACTACTACAGACCTGCGAGTGGACTACCGATACAACCCAGAGGCCATGCAGCCCCCATCTGCGCTCACCAATGTGCAGGTGTTAGTGCCTGTCAGTGGCGGGGTCACCAACATGCAGTCGCTCCCCAACGCCATCTG GAATGCGGAACAGAGTAAGTCATTATGGAAACTGAGTGACATTTCTGTCAAGTCTGAAAATGAAG GCTCTGGTTCTTTGAGGGCAAAGTTTGAGCTGTCTGACGGTCCATCCATCCCTGCCACTCTGGCTGTTCAGTTCTTCAGCGAGGGCAGCACTCTGTCTGGTGTAGATATGGAACTAGTTGGCTCCGGTTACCGACTCTCCCTCAACAAGAAGAGATTCGCCACTG GCCGATATATGGCTGACTGCTGA